A single genomic interval of halophilic archaeon DL31 harbors:
- a CDS encoding hypothetical protein (KEGG: htu:Htur_1661 hypothetical protein), translating to MYGVVTRNEEEIEWPAFDRGFFEVKDVTGRAAEPLPTAVNMVSCFGDNAAGETSPELVPIDDEGNRATREQPYFDWAYICPTHEEYREGLLETIEDCAAVNEDVRLDDVGFPREEYCRCERCDRLFAESEYENRFDWRASVITEFVKEASERIPGKTYLTLYPDPYPGHLFERAGLDPSVLSAYVDEFVVPLYDTYYGTTYWLESIAKGFQDLLGWSPETPEAGTPFSIELYAVDVDVENLIHAAEVAEAYANEVFFGYDASNAQAAIRRKKADERDGVSHG from the coding sequence ATGTACGGGGTCGTGACGCGGAACGAGGAGGAAATCGAGTGGCCCGCCTTCGACCGGGGCTTCTTCGAGGTGAAAGACGTGACCGGTCGGGCCGCCGAACCGCTACCGACCGCGGTGAATATGGTCTCCTGCTTCGGCGACAACGCCGCAGGGGAGACCAGCCCTGAGTTAGTGCCCATCGACGACGAGGGTAACCGCGCCACCCGGGAGCAGCCCTACTTCGACTGGGCGTACATCTGTCCGACCCACGAGGAGTATCGTGAGGGACTGCTCGAAACTATCGAGGACTGCGCTGCCGTCAACGAAGACGTGCGCCTTGACGACGTTGGATTCCCGCGCGAGGAGTACTGCCGCTGTGAGCGGTGTGACAGACTGTTCGCCGAGAGCGAGTACGAGAACCGCTTCGACTGGCGAGCCTCGGTCATCACCGAGTTCGTGAAGGAAGCCAGCGAGCGGATTCCGGGGAAGACGTATCTGACGCTCTACCCCGACCCGTATCCGGGTCACCTGTTCGAGCGGGCCGGACTCGACCCCTCGGTGCTCTCTGCATACGTCGACGAGTTCGTCGTCCCGCTCTATGACACCTACTACGGAACGACCTACTGGCTGGAGAGCATCGCGAAGGGGTTTCAGGACCTGCTGGGCTGGTCGCCCGAGACCCCCGAGGCGGGCACGCCGTTCTCCATCGAACTCTACGCGGTGGACGTGGATGTGGAGAACCTCATCCACGCGGCTGAGGTGGCAGAAGCGTACGCCAACGAGGTGTTTTTCGGCTACGACGCCAGCAACGCGCAAGCCGCAATTCGGCGGAAGAAAGCCGACGAGCGCGACGGCGTGAGCCACGGGTGA
- a CDS encoding hypothetical protein (KEGG: hbo:Hbor_12770 hypothetical protein), which produces MSLWQFIDGRESAERALALVNRAQPEQLHSMLTGAFERQPVPVREDIVEAYPEDTVLLLDGEQNVIAESPLDAVANSLLFTNSDAYITVSTSLEESELPDVLAGLDDVLFRLRGYPASHKEKLLLICVSRHIERIAWHNDSGTLRSSFQRLSRISDEVGTERVYRQLSGSGADVHVYGMGDSGTVPDDLDVTVHTGQNEDYRDSWFVVHCPASADAEPIALLAIQDETGIWDGFFTTDREEVRAIDSYIVDRL; this is translated from the coding sequence ATGTCGCTCTGGCAGTTCATCGACGGCCGTGAGAGTGCTGAGCGCGCGCTCGCGCTCGTCAATCGCGCCCAGCCCGAGCAGCTTCACTCGATGCTCACCGGAGCGTTCGAGCGCCAACCAGTCCCCGTCAGAGAGGATATTGTCGAAGCATACCCCGAAGACACCGTCCTCCTGCTCGATGGCGAGCAGAATGTCATCGCGGAGTCGCCGCTGGACGCGGTCGCGAACTCGCTGCTGTTCACCAACTCTGACGCCTACATTACGGTCAGCACGAGCCTCGAGGAGTCCGAACTTCCCGATGTCCTCGCTGGCCTCGACGACGTCCTGTTCCGCCTCCGGGGCTACCCGGCGTCACACAAAGAGAAACTGCTGCTCATCTGTGTCTCTCGCCATATCGAGCGGATCGCGTGGCACAACGACAGCGGCACCCTGCGTTCGTCGTTCCAACGGCTCTCACGAATCAGTGACGAGGTCGGAACCGAACGGGTCTACCGCCAGCTCAGCGGCTCAGGCGCCGACGTACACGTCTACGGGATGGGCGATTCCGGGACCGTCCCGGACGACCTCGACGTGACAGTTCACACCGGACAGAACGAGGACTACCGGGACTCTTGGTTCGTCGTCCACTGCCCAGCGAGCGCCGACGCCGAACCCATTGCACTGCTGGCGATTCAGGACGAGACAGGTATCTGGGACGGCTTCTTCACGACCGACCGCGAGGAAGTACGAGCGATTGACAGCTACATCGTCGACCGACTATAG
- a CDS encoding Aspartate carbamoyltransferase regulatory chain (TIGRFAM: Aspartate transcarbamylase regulatory subunit~HAMAP: Aspartate transcarbamylase regulatory subunit~KEGG: hla:Hlac_1284 aspartate carbamoyltransferase regulatory subunit~PFAM: Aspartate carbamoyltransferase regulatory subunit, N-terminal; Aspartate carbamoyltransferase regulatory subunit, C-terminal), with protein MSDHELRVSKIRNGTVLDHLSGGSALNVLGLLGIDGSEGTGVSVAMNVPSDRLGTKDVVKVEGRELSQDEVDVLSLIAPRASVNIIREYEVIEKKRVERPESVQGVVVCPNSNCITNAGEPVRSRFAVLNDGVRCEYCDEIVREGIAEHLRAE; from the coding sequence ATGAGTGACCACGAACTCCGCGTCTCCAAGATCCGCAACGGCACCGTGCTCGACCACCTCTCAGGCGGGAGCGCGCTCAACGTGCTCGGGCTGCTAGGCATCGACGGCAGCGAGGGCACCGGCGTCAGCGTCGCGATGAACGTGCCCTCCGACCGTCTTGGCACCAAGGACGTGGTGAAAGTCGAAGGGCGCGAACTCTCTCAGGACGAAGTGGACGTGCTCTCACTCATCGCCCCGCGGGCGTCGGTCAACATTATCCGAGAGTACGAAGTGATCGAGAAGAAACGCGTCGAGCGTCCAGAGAGTGTCCAAGGAGTCGTAGTCTGTCCGAACAGCAACTGTATCACAAACGCCGGCGAGCCGGTTCGGAGCCGGTTCGCCGTCCTCAACGACGGTGTCCGGTGTGAGTACTGCGACGAAATCGTGCGCGAGGGCATCGCTGAACACCTCCGCGCTGAGTAA
- a CDS encoding Aspartate carbamoyltransferase (PFAM: Aspartate/ornithine carbamoyltransferase, carbamoyl-P binding; Aspartate/ornithine carbamoyltransferase, Asp/Orn-binding region~TIGRFAM: Aspartate carbamoyltransferase, eukaryotic~HAMAP: Aspartate carbamoyltransferase~KEGG: hvo:HVO_1454 aspartate carbamoyltransferase): MRQDHLISAGQLSRADVETVLDRAAEFDAALEDGDPSLRERHAGAVLALSFFEPSTRTKMSFDAAMKRLGGRVVDMGGVDSSSVKKGESLADTVRVLEGYADGLVLRHPREGAAAMAAEFVDIPVVNAGDGAGQHPSQTLLDLYTIRENAGLDDLTVGIVGDLKYGRTVHSLATALTEFDARMHFVSPESLQLPRSVRFDLHEAGAQLREHTELEPVLDQLDVLYVTRIQRERFPDEDEYRKVAGRYRVDADSLNAAADDLTVIHPLPRVDEIAPEVDEYENAKYFEQAHNGVPVRMALLDLLLRNE; encoded by the coding sequence ATGCGCCAGGACCACCTCATCTCCGCGGGACAACTCTCGCGGGCCGACGTGGAGACGGTACTGGACCGCGCGGCGGAGTTCGACGCTGCCCTCGAAGACGGCGACCCAAGCCTCCGAGAGCGCCACGCGGGCGCGGTGCTCGCGCTCTCCTTTTTCGAGCCGAGCACCCGGACGAAGATGTCGTTCGACGCCGCCATGAAGCGCCTCGGCGGCCGGGTCGTCGACATGGGTGGTGTGGACAGCTCCTCGGTGAAGAAAGGTGAGAGCCTCGCCGACACCGTGCGCGTCCTCGAAGGCTACGCAGACGGCCTCGTGCTTCGTCACCCGCGCGAGGGCGCGGCAGCGATGGCGGCCGAGTTCGTCGATATCCCCGTCGTCAACGCAGGCGACGGCGCGGGCCAGCACCCCTCCCAGACGCTGCTCGACCTCTACACCATCCGCGAGAACGCCGGCCTCGACGATCTCACCGTGGGTATTGTGGGCGACCTGAAATACGGCCGGACGGTCCACTCGCTGGCGACCGCGCTGACGGAGTTCGACGCCCGGATGCACTTCGTCAGCCCGGAGTCGCTCCAACTTCCTCGCTCGGTTCGGTTCGACCTGCACGAAGCAGGCGCTCAGCTCCGAGAGCACACGGAGTTGGAACCAGTTCTCGACCAGTTGGACGTCCTCTACGTCACCCGTATCCAGCGCGAGCGGTTCCCTGACGAGGACGAATACCGCAAGGTTGCGGGCCGCTACCGTGTTGACGCCGACAGCCTCAACGCCGCCGCCGACGACCTGACTGTGATACACCCGCTCCCGCGCGTCGACGAAATCGCGCCCGAAGTCGACGAGTACGAGAACGCGAAATACTTCGAACAGGCCCACAACGGCGTCCCCGTTCGGATGGCACTGCTCGACCTCCTCCTTCGCAATGAGTGA
- a CDS encoding DNA mismatch repair protein MutS domain protein (SMART: DNA mismatch repair protein MutS, C-terminal~KEGG: hbo:Hbor_18760 DNA mismatch repair protein, MutS family) has translation MRLQEYWGIGPKTAELLEGELGVERAIGAIESADIRTLAAAGLSRGRATRILRRATGAKGLKLLATGDARAVYDDLLDLAAEAALTAHAADRIRVLTPLESQETAGERLDRVERATEALEGLDEDDREAVVDAFEQYDDASESRRAAVDAAIALRDVSIADDADGGTFERLAAVDEPALQAAATALGSVEGGVLESEGDDGLTVSEGADQRLDSLRAELAAVQRLDDAALDVLETVRGRGVRSLEEFQRAVVAYVAEESGVTESEVRAAAPDDARDETDFVTATLRSLVEELESRVADREAAVAEDIRDAIDAAGADVEAAVDAVDALAFELSLARFAVAWDLCRPELVEDGLAVCNARNLFVEDPQAVSYGVGAHAVNCGELTPPNGDRVAVLTGANSGGKTTLLETLCQISLLAAMGLPVPADAAEVGAFTTVVFHRRHASFNAGVLESTLRSVVPPLTGEGRTLMLVDEFEAITEPGRAADLLNGLVDLTVTRGALGVYVTHLAEDLSPLPPEARVDGIFAEGLTDDLRLQVDYQPRFGTIGKSTPEFIVSRLVANAANRDEREAFRSIAVAVGEEAVQRTLSDAEWEK, from the coding sequence ATGCGACTGCAGGAGTACTGGGGCATCGGCCCGAAGACGGCCGAGCTGCTCGAGGGAGAACTGGGCGTAGAGCGGGCGATTGGCGCCATCGAGTCGGCCGACATTCGGACGCTCGCGGCGGCGGGCCTCAGCCGGGGGCGTGCGACCCGTATTCTCCGCCGGGCGACTGGGGCAAAGGGACTCAAACTGCTCGCGACCGGGGATGCCCGGGCCGTGTACGACGACCTGCTGGACCTTGCTGCCGAGGCTGCACTCACCGCACACGCGGCCGACCGCATCCGCGTACTCACACCACTCGAGAGCCAGGAGACCGCGGGCGAACGGCTTGACAGAGTCGAGCGCGCGACCGAAGCGTTGGAAGGGCTGGACGAAGACGACCGCGAGGCTGTGGTCGACGCGTTCGAGCAGTACGATGATGCGAGCGAGAGTCGCCGAGCGGCTGTCGACGCTGCAATCGCGCTCAGGGATGTGAGCATCGCCGACGACGCCGACGGCGGGACCTTCGAACGGCTCGCAGCCGTCGACGAGCCGGCGCTTCAGGCGGCCGCGACCGCGCTCGGTTCGGTCGAAGGTGGCGTCCTCGAAAGCGAGGGCGATGACGGGCTCACGGTTAGTGAGGGTGCCGACCAACGGCTCGACAGCCTCCGCGCCGAACTCGCTGCAGTCCAACGGCTGGACGACGCCGCACTCGACGTGCTAGAGACAGTCCGCGGGCGTGGCGTGCGCTCGCTCGAGGAGTTCCAGCGCGCGGTCGTCGCCTACGTCGCCGAGGAGTCCGGCGTGACCGAGAGCGAAGTCCGAGCCGCTGCACCAGACGACGCTCGCGACGAGACTGATTTCGTCACCGCGACACTGCGCTCGCTCGTCGAGGAACTTGAGTCCCGCGTCGCCGACCGGGAGGCGGCGGTGGCCGAGGACATCCGGGACGCCATCGACGCCGCGGGCGCGGATGTAGAGGCCGCTGTCGACGCGGTCGACGCGCTGGCGTTCGAACTCTCGCTCGCCCGGTTCGCGGTCGCTTGGGATTTGTGCCGCCCAGAGCTCGTCGAGGACGGCCTCGCGGTCTGTAACGCTCGGAACCTCTTCGTCGAGGACCCCCAGGCCGTGAGCTACGGCGTCGGGGCGCACGCCGTGAACTGCGGTGAGCTGACTCCACCGAACGGTGACCGCGTGGCAGTGCTGACAGGTGCGAACTCCGGCGGGAAAACGACGCTGCTGGAGACGCTCTGTCAGATATCGCTGCTGGCGGCGATGGGGCTGCCAGTGCCCGCCGACGCAGCCGAAGTCGGCGCGTTCACGACTGTGGTGTTTCACCGCCGGCACGCCTCGTTCAACGCCGGCGTCTTGGAGTCGACGCTTCGCTCGGTCGTCCCGCCGTTGACGGGCGAAGGCCGGACGCTAATGTTGGTCGACGAGTTCGAGGCCATTACCGAACCAGGTCGGGCGGCAGATCTGCTCAATGGGCTGGTAGATCTCACAGTCACCCGTGGCGCACTGGGTGTCTACGTCACCCACCTCGCAGAGGACCTCTCGCCGCTCCCTCCGGAGGCGCGCGTCGACGGGATCTTCGCAGAAGGGCTGACCGACGACCTACGGCTCCAGGTGGATTACCAGCCCCGGTTCGGCACCATCGGGAAGTCCACACCGGAGTTCATCGTCTCGCGGCTGGTCGCCAACGCAGCCAACCGCGACGAGCGTGAGGCGTTCCGTTCGATTGCTGTGGCTGTGGGCGAGGAGGCAGTGCAGCGGACGCTCTCCGACGCGGAGTGGGAGAAGTAA
- a CDS encoding hypothetical protein (KEGG: hvo:HVO_A0437 hypothetical protein), which yields MMPEEKTRVDFNAPVSLVDQADVVADLLDVSRTQLLIEALRDEIEELATDDGFRQMISDAYYSGETDFETVESILGTEEAMRMKLFRASLNRDPPEPQIESELPPPAEFYDGDIPEWTPHDEADDTESRT from the coding sequence ATGATGCCAGAGGAGAAAACCCGGGTCGACTTCAACGCCCCCGTTTCGCTCGTAGACCAAGCGGACGTGGTCGCTGACCTTCTCGATGTCTCTCGGACGCAACTCCTCATCGAGGCGCTTCGGGACGAAATTGAAGAACTCGCCACCGATGACGGATTCCGGCAGATGATCAGCGACGCGTACTATTCCGGAGAGACTGATTTCGAGACCGTCGAATCGATCCTCGGTACAGAAGAAGCGATGCGGATGAAACTCTTTCGAGCCTCGCTAAACCGCGACCCACCCGAACCGCAGATCGAGAGCGAACTTCCACCACCAGCGGAATTTTACGACGGTGACATTCCCGAGTGGACACCTCACGACGAAGCAGACGATACGGAGTCACGCACATAG
- a CDS encoding hypothetical protein (KEGG: nph:NP3836A hypothetical protein): protein MGERAIIVVATNVLLNLATPVVDGRSRAPTGEDPLRTVLTGYDVHVPSSVLGEVSEARGSDDLLSAAADLVFQASHHLTTHDVDADIEEPLDFGLDRGESHGIWLANELSAAMFVTDEFNTRNYLFVSLALDDRNILFTTPHILCVLTDHGLFTPQYVDAALTYYVETKQWDRQYVDQLRNTYLTE from the coding sequence ATGGGTGAACGGGCCATCATCGTCGTCGCTACGAACGTTCTGCTCAACCTTGCAACACCAGTGGTTGACGGACGCTCTCGCGCTCCGACTGGTGAAGACCCACTCAGAACGGTGCTAACGGGGTACGACGTCCACGTCCCGTCGAGTGTCCTTGGCGAAGTAAGTGAGGCACGGGGAAGCGACGATCTACTTTCGGCAGCTGCGGATCTGGTTTTCCAAGCTTCGCATCATCTCACCACTCACGACGTTGATGCCGATATTGAGGAGCCGCTCGACTTTGGTCTTGACCGGGGTGAATCACACGGAATTTGGCTTGCAAACGAGCTTTCTGCTGCGATGTTCGTCACCGACGAATTCAACACAAGGAACTATCTCTTCGTTTCCTTGGCACTAGATGACCGAAACATCTTGTTCACGACCCCACATATCCTGTGCGTACTGACCGATCACGGACTCTTCACTCCCCAGTACGTAGATGCTGCATTGACGTACTATGTTGAGACGAAACAGTGGGATCGACAGTACGTAGATCAACTGCGAAACACCTATCTAACCGAGTAA
- a CDS encoding hypothetical protein (KEGG: hsl:OE6183A1R hypothetical protein), with product MVEHCDKCGTELDPSQTRHQQYQIEHPSNSADTLEGRLCSDCFWKFEEWLETKEAT from the coding sequence ATGGTTGAGCACTGTGATAAGTGTGGGACTGAACTTGACCCATCTCAGACCCGCCACCAGCAATATCAAATCGAGCACCCATCGAATTCAGCCGATACGCTGGAGGGGCGTTTGTGTTCGGATTGTTTCTGGAAGTTCGAGGAGTGGCTCGAAACGAAAGAGGCCACGTAA
- a CDS encoding protein of unknown function DUF395 YeeE/YedE (PFAM: Protein of unknown function DUF395, YeeE/YedE~KEGG: hut:Huta_0259 protein of unknown function DUF395 YeeE/YedE), which translates to MSEQKTGGSGRHPLFMPLIFVGGLVFGAGLAVSRMARPEVVLDFLQFEDFGLLFVMGGAALVAGPMFHIATRSEKRAPLTDRVYSLRRKTMDSNVLAGGAVFGVGWGISGICPGAAYASVGIGNWPILYGIAGMLVGAYIQGVGRDVFAGDEAATAD; encoded by the coding sequence ATGAGCGAGCAGAAGACGGGCGGCAGTGGTCGCCACCCGCTGTTTATGCCGCTGATTTTCGTCGGCGGCCTCGTGTTCGGCGCCGGCCTTGCCGTCTCGCGGATGGCCCGCCCGGAAGTGGTGCTGGATTTCCTCCAGTTCGAGGATTTCGGCCTGCTGTTCGTGATGGGCGGGGCGGCGCTGGTCGCCGGCCCAATGTTTCACATTGCGACCCGGAGCGAGAAGCGCGCGCCGCTGACAGACCGGGTCTATTCGCTGCGGCGGAAAACGATGGACAGCAACGTTCTCGCAGGCGGAGCCGTCTTCGGGGTTGGCTGGGGGATCTCCGGCATCTGCCCGGGCGCGGCCTACGCCAGCGTCGGGATCGGGAACTGGCCAATCCTCTACGGCATCGCGGGGATGCTCGTGGGCGCGTACATCCAGGGTGTCGGTCGAGACGTGTTCGCCGGCGACGAGGCAGCGACGGCCGACTGA
- a CDS encoding protein of unknown function DUF395 YeeE/YedE (PFAM: Protein of unknown function DUF395, YeeE/YedE~KEGG: hla:Hlac_1499 protein of unknown function DUF395 YeeE/YedE), producing the protein MALEFATLFPNGVIQYLLGGVLIGLATVLIYLGTGIHAGASTFLESTLSYVSDRDRFQQFRFVESRDWRLVFTAGIVLGAAAYTALSSDPWWTTEVSPLRLFVGGTLVGIGTRIGKGCTSGHGICGVGSLSEASLTNVLMFVLVAAGVAQLLMLLGVSP; encoded by the coding sequence ATGGCACTCGAGTTCGCGACGCTGTTCCCGAACGGCGTCATCCAGTATCTCCTCGGGGGCGTGCTCATCGGGCTGGCGACCGTGCTCATCTATCTGGGCACGGGAATCCACGCCGGTGCGAGCACGTTCCTTGAGAGCACGCTCTCTTACGTCTCAGACCGCGACCGGTTCCAACAGTTCCGGTTCGTCGAATCGCGTGATTGGCGGCTGGTCTTCACCGCCGGCATCGTCCTCGGCGCTGCCGCCTACACGGCGCTCTCGAGCGACCCGTGGTGGACCACCGAAGTCTCGCCATTGCGACTGTTCGTCGGTGGCACCCTCGTCGGAATCGGCACCCGAATTGGGAAGGGCTGTACCTCCGGCCACGGCATCTGTGGCGTCGGCTCGCTATCTGAGGCGTCCCTGACTAACGTGCTTATGTTCGTGCTGGTCGCTGCCGGCGTAGCACAGCTCCTGATGCTGCTGGGGGTGTCGCCATGA
- a CDS encoding major facilitator superfamily MFS_1 (PFAM: Major facilitator superfamily MFS-1~KEGG: gvi:gll1545 hypothetical protein), which produces MRRPSLDAVRGFDRTVYIVAAGQLVNVFGAGLVYPFATVHFHLQIGIALSLVGFGLLAKNVATAVATAVGGYLADRIGRKPVIVASMAGNGVTLTGYAFVPALAAAIPQLSLAGAFVVVSIFAGISNGLYTPASQAYIADLTAGKNRDRAYSLLKVFNNTGFGMGFVVGGLLYEWIEVAVFIADGLTSLVVAVVLFSLVPRIHAGQQDVAFRDSIGDWGRAITKRRVLALALLNVGFAVMYAQMQTTVPVVATETLGLTASQLGTLFILNPLTLVLLQIPVVDAVSDWRRSRGLVLSLCFWAAAMAAVWLVSLLGLGPAAPGGHSLLTVGVAFVGLHLVVRTVGEILHSPISTSLMSDLGTDSERGSQLSLLEVAKRAGFGIGSFAGGLFFDYGFAAWLWPALIALAGVLVLGLLLLERQLTPSENGATTVG; this is translated from the coding sequence GTGCGCCGTCCCTCGCTCGACGCGGTTCGTGGGTTCGACAGAACGGTCTACATCGTCGCCGCCGGCCAGTTGGTGAACGTCTTCGGCGCGGGGCTAGTTTACCCGTTCGCGACCGTTCACTTCCACCTGCAGATCGGTATCGCGCTCTCGTTGGTCGGCTTCGGCCTGTTGGCGAAGAACGTCGCAACCGCGGTCGCAACAGCCGTTGGCGGCTATCTTGCGGACCGTATCGGTCGGAAGCCAGTGATAGTCGCCTCGATGGCGGGGAACGGGGTGACACTCACGGGATACGCCTTCGTGCCCGCGCTCGCCGCAGCGATACCGCAGCTCTCCCTCGCCGGCGCGTTCGTCGTTGTCTCCATCTTCGCGGGCATCTCGAACGGGCTCTACACCCCTGCGAGCCAGGCCTACATCGCCGATCTTACAGCGGGGAAGAACCGCGACCGGGCCTACTCGCTCCTGAAGGTGTTCAACAACACCGGGTTTGGGATGGGGTTCGTCGTCGGCGGCCTGCTCTACGAGTGGATTGAGGTCGCGGTGTTCATTGCTGACGGCCTCACCTCGCTGGTGGTCGCAGTGGTCCTGTTCTCGCTCGTTCCCCGGATTCACGCGGGACAGCAGGACGTGGCGTTTCGGGACTCCATCGGCGACTGGGGGCGGGCGATAACCAAGCGCCGCGTGCTGGCGCTGGCCCTGCTCAACGTCGGCTTTGCGGTGATGTACGCCCAGATGCAGACGACCGTTCCCGTGGTCGCCACGGAGACACTTGGACTCACAGCCTCTCAGTTGGGCACGCTGTTCATCCTCAATCCGCTGACGCTGGTGTTGCTTCAGATTCCGGTCGTCGACGCCGTCTCGGACTGGCGGCGCAGCCGCGGGCTGGTGCTCTCACTCTGTTTCTGGGCGGCGGCGATGGCGGCGGTCTGGCTGGTCTCCCTGCTCGGCTTGGGCCCGGCTGCGCCCGGGGGCCACAGCCTGCTCACCGTCGGCGTGGCGTTCGTTGGCCTCCACCTCGTGGTCCGCACGGTCGGGGAAATCCTCCACTCGCCCATCTCTACCTCGCTGATGAGCGATTTGGGAACCGATAGCGAACGAGGCTCACAGCTCTCGCTACTCGAAGTGGCTAAACGCGCCGGCTTCGGTATCGGCTCGTTCGCGGGCGGGCTCTTCTTCGACTACGGCTTTGCAGCGTGGCTCTGGCCGGCACTCATCGCTCTCGCCGGCGTGCTGGTACTGGGGCTCCTCCTGCTGGAGCGCCAACTCACTCCGTCGGAGAATGGCGCCACGACTGTTGGGTGA
- a CDS encoding Butyryl-CoA dehydrogenase (KEGG: hbo:Hbor_18650 acyl-CoA dehydrogenase~PFAM: Acyl-CoA oxidase/dehydrogenase, type 1; Acyl-CoA oxidase/dehydrogenase, central region; Acyl-CoA dehydrogenase, N-terminal): MELLDASVVPEHAREVKQEARAFAAEHIEPVAGEQFAAGEYPWEVLEAAMDAGLVAQDLPEEVGGRGFDLEQVLALSEELFRADAGIGLTLMLASFGCELVEQYGTEEQAEKYLRPVAQNDQISGLAVSEPDTGSDLAGMTTTAEKDGDEYVLNGEKYWVGNAVEADWLTVYAKTGDREDRYGNYSLFIVETDTDGYDAEHIPEKMGMRASKQGHIIFDDCRIPEENLVGSEGGGFYALADFFNTGRIVVGGHGLGLAAAAIEEAEAFVHEREGFGRKINEFQSVQHILADMQMEFQAARALNWRAAKKVEASDNPGFWAAMAKTKSTETAVDVAERSMQLHGGRSILKENRISRVYCDVRIPVIYEGANEIQRNLIYRQTPR, translated from the coding sequence ATGGAACTTCTTGACGCGAGCGTGGTTCCCGAGCACGCACGCGAAGTGAAACAGGAAGCCCGGGCCTTCGCCGCAGAACATATCGAGCCCGTCGCCGGTGAGCAGTTCGCCGCGGGCGAATATCCGTGGGAGGTGCTGGAGGCTGCAATGGATGCCGGCCTCGTCGCCCAAGACCTGCCCGAGGAGGTGGGCGGGCGTGGCTTCGACCTCGAGCAGGTTCTCGCGCTGTCAGAAGAGCTGTTCCGGGCCGACGCCGGCATCGGGCTGACGCTGATGCTGGCCTCCTTCGGCTGTGAACTGGTCGAACAGTACGGCACCGAGGAGCAGGCGGAGAAATACCTGCGGCCGGTCGCCCAGAACGACCAGATTTCCGGGCTCGCAGTCTCGGAACCTGACACCGGGTCGGACCTCGCGGGGATGACCACCACCGCGGAGAAAGACGGCGACGAGTACGTGCTCAACGGCGAGAAATACTGGGTCGGCAACGCCGTCGAGGCCGACTGGCTCACCGTCTACGCGAAGACTGGCGACCGCGAGGACCGTTACGGCAACTACTCGCTGTTCATCGTCGAAACGGACACCGACGGCTACGACGCCGAGCACATCCCCGAGAAGATGGGGATGCGTGCGTCCAAGCAGGGCCACATCATCTTCGACGACTGCCGGATTCCGGAGGAGAACCTCGTGGGCAGCGAGGGCGGTGGGTTCTACGCGCTCGCGGATTTCTTCAACACCGGCCGTATTGTCGTCGGTGGGCATGGGCTGGGCCTCGCGGCAGCAGCTATCGAGGAAGCGGAAGCGTTCGTCCACGAGCGCGAAGGGTTCGGCCGCAAAATCAACGAGTTCCAGTCCGTCCAGCATATCCTGGCGGACATGCAGATGGAGTTCCAGGCCGCGCGAGCGCTGAACTGGCGCGCCGCGAAGAAGGTCGAAGCGTCCGACAACCCCGGGTTCTGGGCGGCCATGGCCAAGACAAAGTCCACCGAGACGGCCGTCGACGTCGCCGAGCGGTCGATGCAGCTCCACGGCGGTCGCTCAATCCTGAAGGAGAACCGCATCTCGCGCGTCTACTGCGACGTGCGTATCCCCGTCATCTACGAAGGTGCCAACGAGATTCAGCGCAACCTCATCTACCGCCAGACGCCTCGGTAG